From Staphylococcus sp. M0911, a single genomic window includes:
- a CDS encoding RluA family pseudouridine synthase, which produces METYEYTITDSNHVGQRLDKVLPELNSDWSRSQIQDWIKEDLVKVNDKVVKPNYKVKQNDNIVVTEQEVVEADITPENLNLDIYYEDDDVAIVYKPKGMVVHPSPGHYTGTLVNGLMYQIKNLSGINGEIRPGIVHRIDMDTSGLLMVAKNDIAHRGLVEQLMAKSVKRKYVALVHGNIPHDYGTVDAPIGRNKKDRQAMAVVDDGKEAVTHFNVLEHFKDYTLIECELETGRTHQIRVHMKYIGFPLVGDPKYGPKKTLDIGGQALHAGVIGFEHPVTHEYIERTAELPQEFEDLLADIRKRDA; this is translated from the coding sequence ATGGAAACGTATGAATATACGATTACAGATAGTAATCATGTTGGACAGAGATTAGATAAAGTATTACCAGAATTAAATAGTGATTGGTCACGTAGCCAAATTCAAGATTGGATTAAAGAAGATCTTGTGAAAGTTAATGACAAAGTGGTCAAACCCAATTATAAAGTGAAGCAAAATGACAATATCGTTGTGACTGAACAAGAAGTCGTTGAAGCAGATATCACACCGGAAAATTTAAATCTTGATATATATTATGAAGATGATGATGTAGCTATTGTTTATAAACCAAAAGGGATGGTAGTTCATCCATCACCAGGCCATTACACTGGTACGTTAGTTAATGGGTTGATGTATCAAATTAAAAATTTATCTGGTATTAACGGTGAAATTCGTCCAGGTATCGTGCATCGTATTGATATGGATACATCTGGTTTATTGATGGTTGCTAAAAATGACATTGCACACCGTGGTTTAGTTGAACAATTAATGGCTAAATCAGTTAAGCGTAAATATGTTGCATTAGTTCATGGTAATATTCCACATGACTATGGAACAGTGGATGCACCTATTGGACGTAATAAAAAAGACCGTCAAGCGATGGCAGTAGTAGATGATGGAAAAGAAGCAGTAACACATTTTAACGTTTTAGAACATTTTAAAGATTATACTTTAATAGAATGTGAACTCGAAACAGGCCGTACGCACCAAATTCGTGTGCATATGAAATATATCGGTTTCCCATTAGTTGGAGACCCTAAATATGGTCCTAAAAAAACATTAGATATTGGCGGACAAGCCTTACATGCAGGTGTAATAGGATTTGAGCATCCAGTTACTCATGAATATATTGAAAGAACAGCAGAGTTACCTCAAGAATTTGAAGATTTATTAGCCGATATTAGAAAAAGAGATGCCTAG
- the lspA gene encoding signal peptidase II — protein sequence MKKKYYVGISLLVAFLIIVIDQVTKWIIASSMKIGDSYEVIPNFLNITSHRNNGAAWGILSGKMFFFYIITVIILIVLVLFFIKEAQYNLFMQLAISLLFAGALGNFIDRLLNGEVVDFIDTNIFGYDFPIFNVADSSLTIGVILVIIALLKDTTNKG from the coding sequence ATGAAAAAGAAATATTATGTCGGTATTTCATTACTCGTAGCCTTTTTAATCATAGTCATTGACCAAGTGACAAAATGGATTATTGCTAGTTCAATGAAAATAGGCGATTCTTACGAAGTGATACCCAATTTTTTAAATATAACGTCACATAGAAATAATGGTGCTGCTTGGGGAATATTAAGCGGTAAAATGTTCTTCTTTTATATTATTACAGTGATTATTTTAATTGTGCTCGTATTGTTCTTTATAAAAGAAGCGCAATATAATTTATTTATGCAGTTAGCGATAAGTTTATTATTTGCAGGTGCTTTAGGAAATTTCATTGATCGTTTATTAAATGGAGAAGTTGTTGATTTTATTGATACAAATATTTTTGGATATGATTTTCCTATCTTCAATGTAGCCGATTCAAGTTTAACAATTGGTGTGATATTAGTCATTATTGCACTACTTAAAGATACAACAAATAAAGGTTAG
- a CDS encoding CHAP domain-containing protein, translated as MKKSIVWMLFITISLTLAAIFDGLNNQDMTEPKNHLFDFNPMKYNTYQKGQCTYYVFDKVREDHHQIANSWHDAKDWAKNAKKDQYKVNQHPKEGSILQTTEGKYGHVAYIEKVNEDQSLYISEMNFKKPYEISNRTIPANDVDQYQYIHPKENQHIS; from the coding sequence GTGAAGAAAAGTATTGTTTGGATGTTATTTATTACGATTAGCCTAACGCTAGCAGCAATTTTTGATGGTTTGAATAATCAAGATATGACTGAACCTAAAAATCATTTATTCGATTTTAATCCGATGAAATATAATACGTATCAAAAAGGACAATGTACATATTATGTTTTCGATAAGGTGAGAGAAGACCATCATCAAATTGCAAACTCTTGGCATGACGCTAAAGATTGGGCGAAAAATGCTAAAAAAGATCAATATAAAGTCAATCAACATCCTAAAGAAGGTTCGATTTTACAGACGACTGAAGGGAAATATGGTCATGTAGCCTATATTGAAAAAGTGAACGAGGATCAATCATTATACATTTCAGAAATGAATTTTAAAAAGCCATATGAAATATCAAATAGAACTATACCAGCGAATGACGTTGATCAATATCAATATATTCATCCTAAAGAAAATCAACATATATCCTAA
- a CDS encoding VOC family protein — MFHNKDANFVNGITINVRDKDALKPFYEQILGFNIVNETMTSIQYEVGMSNHFITLNEIANGREPLMSEAGLFNIGIMLPSLSDLADLLVQLSDYEIPVNGGEQSVATSLFIEDPEGNGLKFYVDQDFEEWHYEDDKVLLNIVPINVPRLLNEVSDEKWHGIPDDTKIGTLHLKSIRISEVKPYYFNYFGLEESAYMDDYSLFLSSQHYHHHLALNQWISGTKRVDNAHSYGLALVDFHYPETTHLNIKGPDGIYFRFNFIKEA, encoded by the coding sequence ATGTTTCATAATAAAGATGCAAATTTTGTCAACGGAATAACGATTAATGTGAGAGATAAAGATGCGCTCAAACCATTTTACGAACAGATTTTAGGATTTAATATTGTCAATGAAACGATGACAAGTATTCAATATGAAGTGGGCATGTCAAACCATTTTATTACTTTAAATGAAATTGCTAATGGTAGAGAACCTCTAATGTCAGAAGCTGGGTTATTCAATATAGGCATTATGCTGCCTTCATTATCGGATTTAGCTGATTTGTTAGTACAATTAAGCGACTATGAAATCCCGGTAAATGGTGGGGAACAAAGTGTAGCCACATCTCTATTTATCGAAGATCCAGAAGGAAATGGTTTGAAGTTCTATGTCGATCAAGATTTTGAAGAATGGCATTATGAAGATGACAAAGTGTTACTTAATATCGTACCAATTAATGTACCACGTTTATTAAATGAAGTATCAGATGAAAAATGGCATGGTATACCAGATGACACAAAAATAGGTACCTTGCATTTGAAGTCGATTCGTATTTCTGAAGTTAAACCATACTATTTCAATTATTTTGGTTTGGAAGAATCTGCATATATGGATGATTACTCGCTCTTTTTATCCTCACAACATTATCATCATCATTTAGCACTAAATCAATGGATTTCTGGAACCAAACGGGTGGATAATGCACATTCTTATGGCTTAGCGCTTGTAGACTTTCATTATCCTGAAACGACACATTTAAATATCAAAGGACCAGATGGGATATACTTTAGATTTAATTTTATAAAAGAAGCGTGA
- the ileS gene encoding isoleucine--tRNA ligase produces the protein MNYKDTLLMPKTEFPMRGGLPNKEPKIQEQWDADNQYQKALEKNKGNASYILHDGPPYANGSLHMGHALNKIIKDFIVRYKTMQGFYAPYVPGWDTHGLPIEQALTKKGVDRKKMSTAEFREKCKEFALEQIEIQKKDFKRLGVRGDFNDPYITLKPEYEAAQIRLFGEMAEKGLIYKGKKPVYWSPSSESSLAEAEIEYHDKRSASIYVAFDVKDDKGVVDKDAQFIIWTTTPWTIPSNVAITVHPELKYGQYNVNGKKYIIAQALAETVAEALEWDQDTIQLEKEFTGKELEYVEAQHPFLDRTSLVINGEHVTTDAGTGCVHTAPGHGEDDYIVGQKYDLPVISPLNDKGVFTEEGGPFEGMFYDKANKAVTDLLTEKDALLKLNFITHSYPHDWRTKKPVIFRATPQWFASINKVRQDILDAIEDTQFKVDWGKTRIYNMIRDRGEWVISRQRVWGVPLPVFYAENGDIIMTKETVNHVADLFEQHGSNIWFEKEAKDLLPEGFTHPGSPNGEFTKENDIMDVWFDSGSSHRGVLETRPELSFPADLYFEGSDQYRGWFNSSITTSVATRGQAPYKFLLSHGFVMDGEGKKMSKSLGNVIVPDQVVKQKGADIARLWVSSTDYLADVRISDEILKQTSDVYRKIRNTLRFMLGNVSDFNPETDSIAEAELLEVDRYLLHRLREFTASTINNYENFDYLNIYQEVQNFINVELSNFYLDYGKDILYIEERSSHKRRSMQTVLYQILVDMTKLLAPILVHTAEEVWSHTPHVKEESVHLADMPKVEEVDQQLLDKWNTFMNLRDDVNRALEAARNEKVIGKSLEAKVVIGSNQDFNATEFLQQFDDLQQLFITSQAEVVDQVDNGVSYQHGDIRIEHAEGEKCERCWNYSDQLGSVGELDHLCPRCQEVVKTLI, from the coding sequence ATGAATTATAAAGATACGTTATTAATGCCCAAAACAGAATTTCCAATGCGAGGCGGTTTACCAAATAAAGAACCAAAAATCCAAGAGCAATGGGATGCAGACAATCAATATCAAAAAGCTTTAGAGAAAAACAAAGGTAATGCCTCATATATTTTACACGATGGACCACCATACGCGAATGGTAGTTTACATATGGGTCATGCATTAAACAAAATTATTAAAGACTTTATTGTACGTTATAAAACAATGCAAGGTTTTTATGCACCATATGTACCAGGTTGGGATACACATGGTCTTCCAATTGAACAAGCATTGACTAAAAAAGGTGTAGATCGTAAAAAAATGTCTACAGCCGAATTTAGAGAAAAATGTAAAGAATTCGCTCTAGAGCAAATTGAAATTCAAAAGAAAGATTTCAAACGTCTAGGTGTACGTGGTGACTTTAACGATCCATATATCACATTGAAACCTGAATATGAAGCTGCTCAAATTCGATTATTCGGTGAAATGGCAGAAAAAGGACTTATTTATAAAGGTAAAAAGCCAGTCTATTGGTCACCATCTAGTGAATCATCTCTAGCAGAAGCGGAAATCGAATATCATGATAAACGTTCAGCATCAATTTACGTTGCATTTGATGTTAAAGATGATAAAGGTGTAGTAGATAAAGATGCTCAATTCATTATCTGGACAACTACACCTTGGACAATTCCTTCTAATGTTGCGATTACTGTTCATCCGGAATTAAAATACGGACAATACAATGTAAATGGCAAAAAATATATTATTGCTCAAGCATTAGCTGAAACAGTAGCAGAAGCTTTAGAATGGGATCAAGATACGATTCAACTTGAAAAAGAATTTACAGGTAAAGAATTAGAATATGTTGAAGCACAACATCCATTCTTAGATCGTACTTCATTAGTTATTAACGGTGAACATGTTACAACTGATGCTGGTACAGGTTGTGTTCATACAGCACCTGGACACGGGGAAGACGACTACATTGTTGGACAAAAATATGATTTACCAGTGATTAGTCCATTAAATGATAAAGGTGTCTTCACTGAAGAAGGTGGACCTTTTGAAGGTATGTTCTATGATAAAGCGAATAAAGCAGTAACAGACTTATTAACTGAGAAAGATGCATTGTTAAAATTAAACTTTATTACGCATAGTTATCCTCACGATTGGAGAACGAAAAAACCAGTTATCTTCCGTGCAACACCACAATGGTTTGCATCTATTAATAAAGTGAGACAAGACATTTTAGATGCAATTGAAGATACTCAATTTAAAGTAGATTGGGGTAAAACACGTATTTATAATATGATTCGTGACCGTGGTGAATGGGTAATTTCACGTCAACGTGTTTGGGGCGTACCACTTCCTGTGTTTTATGCAGAAAATGGTGACATCATCATGACCAAAGAAACTGTAAATCACGTTGCAGATTTATTTGAACAACATGGTTCTAATATTTGGTTTGAAAAAGAAGCCAAAGATTTATTACCTGAAGGCTTCACACATCCAGGTAGTCCAAATGGTGAATTTACGAAAGAAAATGACATCATGGATGTTTGGTTTGATTCTGGTTCATCTCATAGAGGTGTGCTTGAAACACGTCCAGAATTAAGTTTCCCAGCTGACTTATACTTTGAAGGTAGTGACCAATACCGTGGTTGGTTTAACTCATCTATTACAACTTCTGTTGCTACAAGAGGACAAGCACCATATAAATTCTTATTATCTCATGGTTTCGTTATGGACGGAGAAGGTAAGAAAATGAGTAAATCATTAGGTAATGTCATCGTTCCTGATCAAGTCGTTAAACAAAAAGGTGCTGATATTGCACGTCTTTGGGTAAGTAGTACAGACTATTTAGCAGATGTACGTATTTCAGATGAAATCTTAAAACAAACATCTGATGTATATCGTAAAATCAGAAATACATTAAGATTTATGTTAGGTAATGTGAGTGATTTCAATCCTGAAACTGATAGCATTGCTGAAGCGGAGTTATTAGAAGTAGATCGTTATTTATTACATCGTTTACGTGAATTTACTGCAAGCACAATTAACAATTATGAAAACTTTGATTATCTTAATATCTATCAAGAAGTTCAAAACTTTATTAATGTTGAATTAAGTAACTTCTACTTAGATTATGGTAAAGATATTCTATATATCGAAGAACGTTCTTCACATAAACGTCGTAGTATGCAAACAGTACTTTATCAAATCTTAGTTGATATGACTAAGTTGCTTGCACCAATTTTAGTGCATACAGCAGAGGAAGTTTGGTCACATACACCTCACGTTAAAGAGGAAAGTGTTCACTTAGCTGATATGCCTAAAGTTGAAGAGGTAGATCAACAATTATTAGATAAATGGAATACATTTATGAATTTACGTGATGATGTGAACCGTGCTTTAGAAGCAGCACGTAATGAAAAAGTAATTGGTAAATCATTAGAAGCTAAAGTTGTGATTGGTAGTAATCAAGACTTTAATGCTACAGAGTTCTTACAACAATTTGATGATTTACAACAATTATTCATTACGTCACAAGCGGAGGTTGTTGATCAAGTTGATAACGGCGTATCATATCAACATGGTGACATCCGTATTGAACATGCAGAAGGTGAAAAATGTGAAAGATGTTGGAACTATAGTGATCAATTAGGTTCTGTTGGTGAACTAGATCATTTATGTCCACGTTGCCAAGAAGTCGTTAAAACACTAATTTAA
- a CDS encoding DivIVA domain-containing protein, with protein MPFTPSEIKSKEFTRVKNGLEPTEVANYLDQLSTEIERLKEDKKQLEKVIEERDTNIKSYQDVHQSVSDALVQAQKAGEETKLAANKDAEATIAKAQAQADQIVNDAIEKARRLAFQTEDMKRQSKVFRSRFRMLVEAQLDLLKNEDWDYLLNYDLDAEQVTLEDIHHLNDNDLTEEEKAMKNNAQSQSQSTQTSETTSTSQSDSTSTSQSESTSLK; from the coding sequence ATGCCTTTTACACCAAGTGAAATTAAAAGCAAAGAGTTTACTCGTGTGAAAAATGGTTTAGAACCTACTGAAGTTGCAAACTATTTAGACCAGTTAAGTACTGAAATAGAACGTTTAAAAGAAGATAAAAAACAACTTGAAAAAGTCATCGAAGAAAGAGATACTAATATTAAGTCTTATCAAGATGTTCACCAATCAGTTAGCGATGCTTTAGTACAAGCTCAAAAAGCTGGTGAAGAAACAAAATTAGCAGCGAATAAGGATGCAGAGGCAACAATTGCTAAAGCACAAGCGCAAGCAGACCAAATTGTTAACGATGCAATCGAGAAAGCACGTCGCTTAGCTTTCCAAACTGAAGATATGAAACGTCAATCTAAAGTATTTAGATCACGTTTCCGTATGCTAGTTGAAGCGCAATTAGACTTATTAAAGAATGAAGATTGGGATTACTTATTAAATTATGATTTAGATGCTGAACAGGTCACTTTAGAAGATATTCATCATTTGAATGATAACGATTTAACAGAAGAAGAAAAAGCTATGAAAAATAATGCGCAAAGTCAATCACAATCAACACAAACTTCAGAGACTACATCAACGTCTCAAAGCGATTCAACAAGTACAAGTCAATCCGAATCAACGAGTTTAAAATAA
- a CDS encoding RNA-binding protein: MIDILIDKCEQAERHYSPVLTTFLDPRGQYILEVIVGSYEDLKVYFNGGPRAERQRAVIAPSYYEPDESDFELTLIEIDYPEKFVTIQHQHVLGTLMSLGIDRSQLGDIIVGERIQFVLTKALESFIMLEFTRIKGATIKLNSIPLKDMIQSEENWKIHSSTVSALRLDVVLKDMIHKSRSIAKQLIEKKRVKVNHTIIDSPDFQLEMNDLLSIQGFGRAQVTDIGGRTKKDKIHITYHTLFK, encoded by the coding sequence ATGATTGATATTTTAATTGATAAATGTGAACAAGCTGAACGTCACTATTCGCCTGTACTAACCACATTCCTAGACCCAAGAGGGCAATATATTTTAGAAGTGATAGTCGGCAGTTACGAAGATTTGAAAGTATATTTTAATGGTGGACCGAGAGCAGAACGACAACGTGCCGTGATTGCACCATCATATTATGAACCAGATGAAAGTGACTTTGAACTCACATTAATTGAAATAGATTATCCTGAAAAGTTTGTAACTATTCAACATCAACACGTTTTAGGTACGTTGATGTCTTTAGGAATCGATAGAAGTCAACTTGGCGATATCATTGTTGGAGAACGTATTCAATTTGTTTTGACAAAAGCATTAGAATCATTTATTATGTTAGAATTCACTAGAATCAAAGGTGCTACAATTAAACTTAATTCTATTCCGTTGAAAGATATGATACAATCAGAAGAGAATTGGAAGATTCACAGTTCAACAGTGAGTGCACTTAGACTTGATGTTGTATTAAAAGACATGATTCATAAATCAAGATCTATTGCGAAACAACTTATAGAGAAGAAGAGAGTCAAAGTGAATCATACCATTATTGATTCACCAGATTTTCAATTAGAAATGAATGACTTACTTTCCATACAAGGATTCGGAAGAGCTCAAGTAACCGATATTGGTGGAAGAACGAAAAAAGATAAAATACACATAACCTATCATACATTATTTAAATAG
- a CDS encoding YggT family protein encodes MDIGLLNTIFQFIIWIVQIYYFGMIVYFFTSWVPSIRESKFGEILGKIYEPFLEPFRKIIPPIGMIDISSIAAIIVLVLFQRGLVTIFNMILAYLAR; translated from the coding sequence ATGGACATTGGATTACTTAATACAATTTTCCAATTTATCATTTGGATTGTCCAAATTTATTATTTTGGTATGATTGTATATTTCTTTACATCTTGGGTACCAAGTATACGTGAATCTAAATTTGGTGAAATACTGGGAAAAATTTATGAACCATTTTTAGAACCATTTAGAAAAATCATTCCTCCGATTGGAATGATTGATATTTCATCAATTGCTGCAATTATAGTATTAGTTTTATTCCAAAGAGGACTAGTAACTATTTTTAACATGATTTTAGCTTATTTAGCGAGATAG
- a CDS encoding cell division protein SepF, whose amino-acid sequence MSPLALKDLFNGFFVVEDEEEVEVPEEREPERDRKPEREVESPKEPVQQPAASKTSAIKSVPQKSTSRYNTTSEERNYRMSNNSKSNTRNVVTMNNNVQSNYAAQESSKMCLFEPRVFSDTQDIADELKNRRATLVNLQRIDKVSAKRIIDFLSGTVYAIGGDIQRVGTDIFLCTPDNVEVAGSITDHIENMEQHYE is encoded by the coding sequence GTGAGCCCCTTGGCTTTAAAAGATTTATTTAATGGATTTTTTGTTGTTGAAGATGAAGAAGAAGTGGAAGTACCTGAGGAACGTGAACCTGAGCGTGATCGTAAACCAGAACGTGAAGTAGAATCGCCAAAAGAACCTGTGCAACAACCAGCAGCATCTAAAACAAGTGCGATTAAATCTGTACCTCAAAAAAGTACATCAAGATATAATACAACTTCCGAAGAAAGGAATTATCGTATGAGTAATAATTCTAAATCGAATACAAGAAATGTTGTAACAATGAATAATAACGTTCAATCAAATTACGCTGCACAAGAAAGTTCAAAAATGTGTTTATTTGAACCACGTGTTTTCTCAGATACTCAAGATATCGCAGATGAATTAAAAAATCGTCGTGCGACATTAGTTAACTTACAACGAATCGACAAAGTATCTGCAAAACGTATCATTGATTTCTTAAGTGGTACTGTTTATGCCATTGGTGGCGATATCCAACGTGTTGGTACAGATATTTTCTTATGTACGCCTGATAACGTCGAAGTTGCTGGTAGTATTACAGATCATATTGAAAACATGGAGCAACATTACGAATAA
- a CDS encoding YggS family pyridoxal phosphate-dependent enzyme, translating into MKENLAQINSEINEHREKSNISTQPNVIAVTKYVTIERAKEAYQAGVRHFGENRLEGFKEKKEALPKDAVLHFIGSLQSRKVKDVINDVDYFHALDRMSLAKEINKRAEHTISCFLQVNVSGESSKHGISLDEVNAFIDEIKQFENIKIVGLMTMAPYTDDDGYIQSLFRKLRTKRDEIKQLNLEYAPCEELSMGMSNDYPIAIKEGATFVRIGTKLVGE; encoded by the coding sequence GTGAAAGAGAATCTCGCACAAATCAATTCAGAAATCAATGAGCATAGAGAAAAAAGTAACATTTCAACACAGCCTAACGTGATTGCAGTAACAAAGTATGTTACAATAGAGCGAGCTAAAGAAGCATATCAAGCTGGAGTTCGACATTTTGGAGAAAATAGACTTGAAGGGTTTAAAGAGAAAAAAGAAGCATTACCAAAAGATGCTGTACTTCATTTTATTGGCTCTTTACAATCTAGAAAGGTTAAAGATGTCATCAATGATGTTGATTATTTTCATGCTTTAGATAGAATGAGTTTAGCTAAAGAAATTAATAAGCGTGCCGAGCATACAATATCTTGTTTCTTACAAGTGAATGTTTCAGGTGAATCATCCAAACATGGGATTAGTTTAGATGAAGTAAATGCTTTTATTGATGAAATTAAACAATTCGAAAATATAAAAATAGTCGGTTTAATGACGATGGCACCATATACAGATGACGATGGGTACATACAGTCATTATTTAGAAAATTACGAACAAAAAGAGATGAAATTAAACAACTCAATTTAGAATATGCACCATGTGAAGAATTGTCGATGGGTATGAGTAATGACTATCCAATTGCAATTAAAGAAGGTGCAACATTTGTGAGAATTGGGACTAAACTTGTAGGAGAATAG
- the pgeF gene encoding peptidoglycan editing factor PgeF: MTEKFIKQNHFLAYKDDKMTHTTLGFTTREGGLSMYPEKAFNMARYVDDRQENITHHQTILANMIGFPRNEWVFPIQTHENKIAKITSNDKGVNIDAITNDLHGIDGLYTYEPNILLTMCYADCVPVYFYSEKHHYIGLAHAGWRGTYGEIVKEMVRHIDFDLTDLNVVIGPATSNSYEINDDIKMKFESLDIDTTQFIDTRDSDRHGIDLKKANSLLLQSVGVPESNIYITDYATSENLDYFFSYRVEKGQTGRMLAFIGRKQGDS; this comes from the coding sequence TTGACTGAAAAATTTATAAAACAAAATCATTTTTTAGCATATAAAGACGATAAAATGACACATACTACTCTTGGTTTTACGACACGTGAGGGTGGCTTAAGTATGTATCCTGAAAAAGCCTTTAATATGGCTAGATATGTTGATGATCGACAAGAAAACATTACACATCATCAAACCATATTAGCTAATATGATTGGCTTCCCCCGTAATGAATGGGTTTTTCCGATACAAACACATGAGAATAAAATTGCTAAGATAACATCGAATGATAAAGGTGTAAATATTGATGCTATTACGAATGATTTACATGGTATAGATGGATTGTATACATATGAGCCCAATATATTATTAACGATGTGTTACGCAGATTGTGTGCCTGTTTATTTCTATAGCGAGAAGCATCATTATATTGGACTCGCTCATGCAGGTTGGCGTGGTACATACGGAGAAATCGTTAAAGAAATGGTTCGACATATTGATTTTGATTTAACTGACTTAAATGTAGTTATCGGTCCAGCTACATCTAATTCATATGAGATTAATGATGATATTAAAATGAAATTTGAAAGTCTAGATATTGATACAACTCAATTTATTGATACACGTGATAGTGATAGACACGGTATAGATTTAAAAAAGGCCAACTCATTATTATTACAAAGTGTAGGTGTACCGGAAAGTAATATTTATATTACAGACTATGCTACATCTGAAAACTTAGATTATTTCTTTTCTTATAGAGTTGAAAAAGGACAAACTGGACGAATGTTAGCATTTATAGGAAGAAAGCAAGGTGATTCATAA
- the ftsZ gene encoding cell division protein FtsZ has protein sequence MLEFEQGFNHLATLKVIGVGGGGNNAVNRMIDHGMNNVEFIAINTDGQALNLSKAESKIQIGEKLTRGLGAGANPEIGKKAAEESREQIEDAIQGADMVFVTAGMGGGTGTGAAPVVAKIAKEMGALTVGVVTRPFGFEGRKRQTQAAAGVESMKAAVDTLIVIPNDRLLDIVDKSTPMMEAFKEADNVLRQGVQGISDLIAVSGEVNLDFADVKTIMSNQGSALMGIGVSSGENRAVEAAKKAISSPLLETSIVGAQGVLMNITGGESLSLFEAQEAADIVQDAADEDVNMIFGTVINPELQDEIVVTVIATGFEDKPSSQGRKASSTGFGSSVNSTSSTSSVGKEESMSSSASSSSSDSATEGSHTTKDDDIPSFIRNREERRSRRTRR, from the coding sequence ATGTTAGAATTTGAACAAGGATTTAATCATTTAGCGACTTTAAAAGTCATCGGTGTAGGTGGCGGCGGTAACAATGCTGTAAACCGTATGATTGACCACGGAATGAATAATGTAGAATTTATCGCTATTAATACGGATGGACAAGCTTTAAACTTATCTAAAGCTGAATCAAAAATCCAAATTGGTGAAAAATTAACTCGTGGATTAGGTGCTGGTGCTAACCCAGAAATTGGTAAAAAAGCTGCTGAAGAATCACGCGAACAAATTGAAGATGCTATCCAAGGTGCAGATATGGTATTCGTAACTGCAGGTATGGGTGGCGGTACTGGTACTGGTGCTGCTCCTGTAGTAGCTAAGATTGCTAAAGAAATGGGAGCATTAACAGTTGGTGTTGTTACTCGTCCATTTGGTTTCGAAGGACGTAAACGTCAAACACAAGCTGCTGCCGGCGTTGAATCAATGAAAGCTGCTGTAGATACATTAATCGTTATTCCTAACGACCGTTTATTAGATATCGTAGACAAATCAACACCTATGATGGAAGCATTTAAAGAAGCTGACAACGTATTACGTCAAGGTGTACAAGGTATCTCTGATTTAATTGCTGTATCTGGTGAAGTTAACTTAGACTTTGCTGACGTTAAGACAATCATGTCTAACCAAGGTTCAGCATTAATGGGTATTGGTGTTTCATCTGGTGAAAATAGAGCAGTTGAAGCAGCTAAAAAAGCAATTTCTTCCCCATTACTTGAAACATCAATTGTTGGTGCTCAAGGTGTGCTTATGAATATTACTGGTGGCGAATCACTATCATTATTCGAAGCACAAGAAGCTGCGGATATCGTACAAGATGCTGCAGATGAAGATGTAAATATGATCTTCGGTACAGTAATCAATCCAGAATTACAAGATGAAATTGTAGTAACAGTTATTGCTACTGGATTTGAAGATAAACCATCATCTCAAGGTCGTAAAGCGTCTAGTACTGGATTTGGTTCAAGTGTAAATAGCACTTCATCAACTTCTTCAGTTGGTAAAGAAGAATCAATGAGCAGTTCTGCATCAAGTTCATCATCTGATAGTGCGACTGAAGGAAGTCATACGACTAAAGACGATGATATTCCAAGCTTTATCAGAAATAGAGAAGAAAGACGTTCAAGAAGAACAAGACGTTAA